In a genomic window of Streptomyces noursei ATCC 11455:
- a CDS encoding NADH-quinone oxidoreductase subunit 5 family protein: MTLTTTAVLAPLLPFLGAVVGLLLGRRSPGFVRPLAVLPTLAAAVLTVAVAVGQGGGPATDVATRLTPTGSLPVDLALHVDGFAALIGVLVGVVATCVQIYSTAYLRDDPRYPSYAALVSLFTSAMLLVVYTGDLMVLLVGWEVMGICSYFLVGHYWETEAARAASLKAFLVTKLGDVPFLFGIFALAADAGTFRITGILGHVARDGLHHPTLIALLLLAGVAGKSAQFPLHTWLPDAMAGPTPVSALIHAATMVAAGVYVVARLLPVFAASAAALVVLAVMAAVTMVGSALAALAQDDIKRVLAYSTVGQLGYMTGALAVGDRGAAVFHLLSHGAFKALLFLGAGVIIHAAGTNSLAAMSRMGGLARRIPDAFWTVTVALLALAAIPPFAGFFSKEAVLGAAEHAATGHAAGIPGSAGWTVLVSGLLTALLTAAYATRLWLLTFRGTGPEAPDHGPQPRAMTAVLWVLFLPTVGFGLTATFLPAWFDGRSLTPTLTTSVLGTGVALVGGLITYAAWRHTSALATRTPLGVVAVAEDATPALAEELAIVTHPPAYGDAAGAPDPADPGRLLLGPLHRHAAAGFHLDAVYSALFVRPVRAAAELVRFLDRAVVDTYVSGAGTAPRWLGAAVRRAQTGNVQTYLGALLAGALVLGVAAVLVATGTGA; the protein is encoded by the coding sequence GTGACTCTCACGACCACCGCCGTACTCGCCCCCCTCCTGCCCTTCCTCGGAGCCGTCGTCGGCCTCCTCCTGGGGCGGCGCTCGCCCGGCTTCGTCCGGCCGCTGGCGGTGCTGCCGACGCTGGCCGCGGCGGTGCTGACCGTCGCCGTCGCCGTCGGCCAGGGCGGCGGACCGGCCACCGACGTCGCCACCCGGCTCACCCCGACCGGCTCGCTCCCCGTCGACCTGGCGCTGCACGTCGACGGCTTCGCCGCGCTGATCGGCGTCCTCGTCGGCGTGGTGGCGACCTGCGTGCAGATCTACTCCACGGCGTACCTGCGCGACGATCCGCGCTACCCCTCCTACGCCGCCCTGGTCTCGCTCTTCACCTCCGCGATGCTGCTGGTCGTCTACACCGGCGACCTGATGGTGCTGCTGGTCGGCTGGGAAGTCATGGGCATCTGCTCGTACTTCCTCGTCGGCCACTACTGGGAGACCGAGGCCGCCCGCGCCGCCTCCCTGAAGGCGTTCCTCGTCACCAAGCTCGGCGACGTGCCCTTCCTCTTCGGCATCTTCGCGCTGGCCGCCGACGCCGGGACCTTCCGGATCACCGGCATCCTGGGCCACGTCGCCCGCGACGGCCTGCACCACCCGACGCTGATCGCGCTGCTGCTGCTGGCCGGCGTCGCCGGCAAGTCGGCGCAGTTCCCGCTGCACACCTGGCTCCCGGACGCGATGGCCGGCCCGACGCCGGTCTCCGCGCTCATCCACGCCGCGACGATGGTCGCCGCCGGCGTCTACGTCGTCGCCCGCCTGCTGCCGGTCTTCGCCGCCTCCGCCGCGGCGCTGGTCGTGCTCGCCGTGATGGCCGCGGTGACCATGGTCGGCTCCGCCCTGGCCGCGCTCGCCCAGGACGACATCAAGCGCGTGCTGGCCTATTCGACCGTCGGCCAGCTCGGCTACATGACCGGCGCGCTGGCCGTCGGCGACCGCGGCGCCGCCGTCTTCCACCTCCTGTCGCACGGTGCGTTCAAGGCCCTCCTCTTCCTCGGCGCGGGCGTGATCATCCACGCCGCGGGCACCAACTCGCTGGCCGCCATGTCCCGGATGGGCGGCCTGGCCCGGCGTATCCCGGACGCCTTCTGGACGGTCACCGTCGCGCTGCTCGCGCTCGCCGCCATCCCGCCGTTCGCCGGCTTCTTCTCCAAGGAAGCCGTCCTGGGCGCCGCCGAGCACGCCGCCACCGGCCACGCGGCCGGCATCCCCGGCTCCGCCGGCTGGACCGTCCTGGTCTCCGGACTGCTCACCGCCCTCCTCACCGCCGCCTACGCCACCCGGCTGTGGCTGCTGACGTTCCGCGGGACCGGCCCCGAGGCCCCCGACCACGGCCCGCAGCCGCGCGCGATGACCGCCGTGCTGTGGGTGCTCTTCCTCCCCACCGTCGGCTTCGGCCTGACCGCCACCTTCCTGCCCGCCTGGTTCGACGGGCGCTCGCTCACCCCGACCCTCACCACCTCCGTGCTGGGCACCGGTGTCGCCCTCGTCGGCGGCCTGATCACCTACGCCGCCTGGCGCCACACCAGTGCCCTCGCCACCCGCACCCCGCTCGGCGTGGTGGCCGTGGCGGAGGACGCCACCCCCGCGCTCGCCGAGGAACTGGCCATCGTCACCCACCCCCCGGCCTACGGCGACGCCGCCGGCGCCCCGGACCCGGCCGACCCCGGCCGGCTCCTGCTGGGCCCGCTGCACCGCCACGCGGCCGCCGGCTTCCACCTCGACGCGGTCTACTCCGCGCTGTTCGTCCGGCCCGTCCGCGCCGCCGCGGAGCTGGTCCGCTTCCTGGACCGCGCCGTCGTCGACACCTACGTCAGCGGCGCGGGCACCGCCCCCCGCTGGCTGGGCGCCGCCGTCCGCCGCGCCCAGACCGGCAACGTGCAGACCTACCTCGGGGCGCTGTTGGCCGGCGCGCTCGTCCTGGGCGTCGCCGCCGTCCTCGTCGCCACGGGCACGGGAGCCTGA
- a CDS encoding complex I subunit 1/NuoH family protein: protein MSDTLALVLRLLAIFVVFLVFPLVIGQTEHKVMAHMQGRLGPMYAGGFHGWAQLVADGVKFAQKEDVVPTGADRRIFQLAPAVALLPYLLVMVAIPIGPGNAVGQALDAGVFYVLAVMGVGVLGSLMAGWASANKFSLLGGLRTAAQLLAYELPMLLAAASVAMAAGTLALPGILDAFHWWWVPWQIIGGVVFFTAGLAELQRPPFDMPVADSEIIFGAYTEYTGLRFALFLLAEYAGIVVLSALTAVLFLGGWHGPFGADGLGWLWTLVKTVALAFVVIWLRVTYPRLREDQLQKLAWTVLIPLALVQIALTGIVKVVIS, encoded by the coding sequence GTGAGCGACACCCTCGCCCTGGTGCTGCGCCTGCTCGCCATCTTCGTCGTCTTCCTGGTCTTCCCGCTGGTCATCGGCCAGACCGAGCACAAGGTCATGGCCCACATGCAGGGCCGCCTCGGCCCCATGTACGCCGGTGGCTTCCACGGCTGGGCACAGCTGGTCGCCGACGGCGTGAAGTTCGCGCAGAAGGAGGACGTCGTCCCGACCGGCGCCGACCGGCGGATCTTCCAGCTCGCGCCCGCGGTCGCCCTGCTGCCCTACCTCCTGGTCATGGTCGCCATCCCGATCGGGCCGGGCAACGCCGTCGGGCAGGCGCTCGACGCCGGCGTCTTCTACGTGCTCGCCGTGATGGGCGTCGGCGTGCTCGGCTCCCTGATGGCGGGCTGGGCCTCGGCCAACAAGTTCTCGCTGCTCGGCGGTCTGCGGACGGCCGCGCAGCTGCTCGCCTACGAACTGCCGATGCTGCTGGCCGCCGCGTCCGTCGCGATGGCCGCCGGCACCCTCGCGCTGCCCGGCATCCTCGACGCCTTCCACTGGTGGTGGGTGCCGTGGCAGATCATCGGCGGCGTGGTGTTCTTCACCGCCGGGCTCGCCGAGCTCCAGCGACCGCCGTTCGACATGCCGGTCGCCGACTCGGAGATCATCTTCGGCGCGTACACCGAGTACACCGGGCTGCGCTTCGCGCTCTTCCTGCTCGCCGAGTACGCCGGCATCGTCGTGCTCAGCGCGCTGACCGCGGTCCTCTTCCTGGGCGGCTGGCACGGCCCGTTCGGCGCCGACGGCCTGGGCTGGCTGTGGACGCTGGTCAAGACCGTGGCGCTGGCCTTCGTCGTCATCTGGCTGCGGGTCACCTACCCGCGGCTGCGCGAGGACCAGTTGCAGAAGCTCGCCTGGACGGTCCTGATCCCGCTGGCGCTCGTCCAGATCGCCCTCACCGGCATCGTCAAGGTGGTGATCTCCTGA
- the nuoK gene encoding NADH-quinone oxidoreductase subunit NuoK, with translation MHLAYPAVLAVLLFCTGLYGVLARRNAILVLMSVELMLNAVNLNLVAFDVWLRDTLHAGQALTLFTIAVAAAEIGIGLAIVLLVYRNRGSSDIDRLRDLAERPSGPDGAGSADAPRQPQPDTGAEATA, from the coding sequence ATGCATCTCGCGTACCCGGCGGTCCTCGCCGTCCTCCTCTTCTGCACCGGCCTGTACGGCGTGCTCGCGCGCCGCAACGCGATCCTGGTGCTGATGTCCGTCGAGCTGATGCTCAACGCCGTCAACCTCAACCTCGTCGCCTTCGACGTCTGGCTGCGCGACACCCTGCACGCCGGCCAGGCGCTCACCCTCTTCACCATCGCCGTCGCCGCCGCCGAGATCGGCATCGGGCTGGCGATCGTGCTGCTCGTCTACCGCAACCGCGGCAGCTCCGACATCGACCGGCTCCGCGACCTCGCCGAGCGGCCGTCCGGCCCGGACGGTGCGGGCAGCGCGGACGCACCACGGCAGCCGCAGCCGGACACCGGGGCGGAGGCCACCGCGTGA
- a CDS encoding NADH-quinone oxidoreductase subunit J family protein encodes MTLAAASHGFLSPTGVEIAFVLVGIATLGAALMTVGSRQLVHAALWLVVALGGIAVEYLLLTAEFIAWVQVLIYVGSVVVLLLFGLMLTKAPIGPSPDADSGNRWAALTVAGASAAALVWVVVDAFRATWIDLDGVVQGSAEAAGRSLFRFWVLPFEALSVLLLAALVGAVALSRRGGGAKGAAETSAPAAREGRL; translated from the coding sequence GTGACGCTCGCCGCCGCAAGCCACGGCTTCCTCTCGCCCACCGGCGTCGAGATCGCCTTCGTCCTCGTCGGCATCGCCACCCTCGGCGCGGCCCTGATGACCGTCGGCTCCCGGCAGTTGGTGCACGCCGCGCTGTGGCTGGTGGTCGCCCTCGGCGGGATCGCCGTGGAGTACCTCCTGCTCACCGCCGAGTTCATCGCCTGGGTGCAGGTGCTGATCTACGTCGGGTCGGTGGTCGTGCTGCTGCTGTTCGGGCTGATGCTCACCAAGGCGCCCATCGGCCCGTCCCCGGACGCCGATTCCGGCAACCGCTGGGCCGCGCTGACGGTGGCCGGCGCCTCGGCCGCTGCCCTGGTCTGGGTTGTCGTCGACGCCTTCCGCGCCACCTGGATCGACCTCGACGGGGTCGTTCAGGGCTCCGCGGAGGCCGCCGGGCGCAGCCTGTTCCGCTTCTGGGTGCTGCCCTTCGAGGCGCTCTCCGTCCTGCTGCTCGCCGCGCTGGTCGGGGCGGTCGCGCTGTCCCGCCGGGGCGGCGGCGCGAAGGGCGCCGCCGAGACCTCGGCGCCCGCCGCGCGGGAGGGGCGGCTCTGA
- a CDS encoding NuoI/complex I 23 kDa subunit family protein, with protein sequence MGIPGSGLAKGLAVTLRTMTRKSVTAQYPDVQPDLPPRTRGVIGLFEENCTVCMLCARECPDWCIYIDSHKETVPPAAPGGRERSRNVLDRFAIDFALCMYCGICIEVCPFDALFWSPEFEYAETDIRELTHERDKLREWMWTVPEPPALDPAAEEPKEIAAARKAADKLAAQQAAAPQPPPVSTADPTDTQEGT encoded by the coding sequence ATGGGTATCCCCGGTTCCGGCCTGGCCAAGGGTCTGGCCGTCACGCTCCGCACGATGACGCGGAAGTCCGTCACCGCGCAGTACCCGGACGTCCAGCCCGACCTCCCGCCGCGCACCCGCGGCGTCATCGGGCTGTTCGAGGAGAACTGCACGGTCTGCATGCTGTGCGCCCGCGAGTGCCCCGACTGGTGCATCTACATCGACTCCCACAAGGAGACGGTGCCGCCGGCCGCCCCCGGGGGCCGGGAGCGCAGCCGCAACGTCCTGGACCGCTTCGCGATCGACTTCGCGCTGTGCATGTACTGCGGCATCTGCATCGAGGTCTGCCCCTTCGACGCGCTGTTCTGGTCGCCGGAGTTCGAGTACGCCGAGACCGACATCCGCGAGCTCACCCACGAGCGCGACAAGCTGCGCGAGTGGATGTGGACGGTGCCCGAGCCGCCCGCGCTGGACCCGGCGGCCGAGGAGCCCAAGGAGATCGCTGCCGCCCGCAAGGCCGCGGACAAGCTCGCCGCCCAGCAGGCCGCCGCCCCGCAACCGCCCCCGGTCAGCACCGCTGACCCGACCGACACCCAGGAGGGAACGTGA